The nucleotide sequence GGCCGGACGAGGACCCGCGGTGGCCGCCGCCGGGCGCGCGTACCGACACGGTGGAGCGCCCGGCGCTGCGCCGCCGGGACGACGGGCCGCGGGACCGGTGGTGACCACCGGCGGCGCGCGCGGGTTCCGCCGTCGGTCGAGCTGACCGGGCCGGTGGGATCGCTGGTGCGGGTGAGGCTTCCGGGTGACACGCACCCCTCGATGTGGGTTGCCCGTCACGCGGATGTCACCCCCTGCGCCTAGCGTCCGCGGTGAACGGCGAGCTGCCCTCGCCGTTCACGGGAGGCCCGGTTGGTGCGACTGCGTTCGTCGACCAGAGGGGGCCGGTGCCCGGCCCCTGTGCCGGGACCCGGCCACCTTCGAGCCGGGGCGCGCCGCGCCCCACGGGAGCCGATCCGTGACCACTCGCCGCACGTTCGTCCTCGACACCTCCGTCCTGCTCTCCGACCCCGGGGCGCTGCTGCGCTTCGGTGACGCCGACGTGGTGCTGCCGCTCGTCGTCATCGGGGAGCTGGAGGACAAGCGCAACCACCCCGAGCTCGGCTGGTTCGCCCGGCAGGCGCTGCGCATCCTCGACGACCTGCGGGTGGCCCACGGCCGCCTGGACGCCCCGGTGCCGATCGGCGGGGACGGGGGCACGCTGCACGTCGAGCTGAACCACAGCGACCCCTCGGCGCTGCCGGCCGGCTTCCGCAACGACAGCAACGACAGCCGGATCATGGTGGTGGCGCTCAACCTGCGCGCCGAGGGCAGGGACGTCTGCCTGATCACCAAGGACGTCCCGCTGCGGGTGAAGGCGGCCGCGGTCGGCCTGGACACCGACGAGTACCGGGCGCACGACGCGGTCGACGCCGGGTGGACGGGCATGGCGGAGCTGTCGCTCGACGACGCGGAGCTCGGTGAGCTCTACGACGCCGGGGAGGCCTTCCTGCCGGCCGCCGCCGAGCTGCCGACGCACACCGGGCTGGTGCTGCTCTCCTCGCGCGGTTCGGCCCTGGGCCGGGTGCTGCCCGACAAGAAGGTGCGGCTGGTGCGCGGTGACCGCGAGGCGTTCGGGCTGCACGGTCGTTCGGCCGAGCAGCGGGTGGCCCTCGACCTGCTGCTCGACCCGGAGATCGGGATCGTCTCCCTCGGTGGCCGGGCCGGCACCGGCAAGTCGGCGCTGGCCCTCTGCGCGGGGCTCGAGTCGGTGATGGAACGGCGGGCGCACAAGAAAGTGGTCATCTTCCGGCCGCTGTACGCCGTCGGCGGGCAGGAGCTCGGCTACCTGCCCGGCGGGGAGGGCGAGAAGATGTCGCCCTGGGCCCAGGCGGTCTACGACACCCTGGGCGCGCTGGTCTCGCCGGCGGTGCTCGACGAGA is from Blastococcus sp. HT6-4 and encodes:
- a CDS encoding PhoH family protein; its protein translation is MTTRRTFVLDTSVLLSDPGALLRFGDADVVLPLVVIGELEDKRNHPELGWFARQALRILDDLRVAHGRLDAPVPIGGDGGTLHVELNHSDPSALPAGFRNDSNDSRIMVVALNLRAEGRDVCLITKDVPLRVKAAAVGLDTDEYRAHDAVDAGWTGMAELSLDDAELGELYDAGEAFLPAAAELPTHTGLVLLSSRGSALGRVLPDKKVRLVRGDREAFGLHGRSAEQRVALDLLLDPEIGIVSLGGRAGTGKSALALCAGLESVMERRAHKKVVIFRPLYAVGGQELGYLPGGEGEKMSPWAQAVYDTLGALVSPAVLDEIADRGLIEVLPLTHIRGRSLHDSFVIVDEAQSLERGVLLTVLSRLGSNSRVVLTHDVAQRDNLRVGRHDGVTAVIEKLKGHVLFAHVTLTRSERSQIAALVTEMLEDLPL